One segment of Manihot esculenta cultivar AM560-2 chromosome 4, M.esculenta_v8, whole genome shotgun sequence DNA contains the following:
- the LOC110613255 gene encoding cytokinin riboside 5'-monophosphate phosphoribohydrolase LOG1 translates to MEIEKEMELSKFKRICVFCGSSPGKKNSYKDAAIELGKELVARNIDLVYGGGSIGLMGLISQAVYNGGRHVIGVIPKTLMPREITGETVGEVKPVADMHQRKAEMARHSDAFIALPGGYGTLEELLEVITWAQLGIHDKPVGLLNVDGYYNSLLSFIDKAVEEGFISPSARHIIVSAPTSQELVKKMEEYFPRHEIVASKLSWENEQLGYSQTCEISR, encoded by the exons ATGGAGATTGAGAAGGAAATGGAGCTTTCAAAATTCAAGAGAATTTGTGTGTTTTGTGGTAGTAGTCCTGGAAAGAAGAATAGCTATAAAGATGCTGCTATTGAGCTTGGAAAAGAATTG GTAGCAAGAAATATTGATCTGGTTTATGGAGGAGGAAGTATTGGTTTGATGGGATTGATTTCTCAAGCTGTTTATAATGGTGGCCGCCATGTGATTGG AGTTATCCCCAAGACTCTCATGCCAAGAGAG ATAACTGGAGAAACAGTAGGTGAAGTCAAGCCGGTTGCTGATATGCACCAAAGGAAAGCAGAGATGGCTAGACATTCTGATGCCTTCATTGCCTTACCTG GTGGGTATGGAACCCTTGAGGAGCTTCTTGAAGTCATAACTTGGGCCCAACTTGGCATCCATGACAAACCG GTGGGATTGCTAAATGTAGATGGATATTACAACTCCTTATTGTCATTTATCGACAAAGCAGTAGAGGAAGGTTTTATTAGTCCAAGTGCTCGCCACATCATAGTGTCTGCCCCTACCTCACAAGAGTTGGTCAAGAAAATGGAG GAGTATTTTCCACGGCATGAAATAGTTGCCTCAAAGCTCAGTTGGGAGAATGAACAATTAGGATACTCTCAAACATGTGAAATTTCAAGATGA
- the LOC110613266 gene encoding uncharacterized protein LOC110613266 — translation MGLIRNSTLRSGDYLEGVLSEYVGGRTKLKVNKSGSAKLVTALTCLQFAFAVYATLLLYYMSPALDLRTKPDFTWATRIAQHWKQFVVPPRVLGRYQEAASIVGTEIQPITPSEVCEHEKIDFQQKKSNDVQMIKLKRELYDEILGFQSKSIGTETLSELMAMKSKWDLRGSNRPKVTVILNHFKRKTLCSQLDSLLQQTLPFHHVWVLAFGSPNELSLKRIVDSYNDSRISFMGSSYDFKYYGRFQMALQTEADLVYIIDDDMIPGKKMLQILSHVAGTEKYQNSVLGSIGRILPFRQKDFTFPSYRKFRSKEAGLYLPDPAYDITVDKIVQVDFLSSSWFLSAELVKTLFIEGPMTFMTGEDLHLSYQLQKYRNAGSFVLPVDPNDKETWGDSEHRLAYVSETTVIFKDIVQVRDDQWWKTLSTGYVTQWAAMYPQKIDALFYAHSVDEVKALAPLLEKFRTTVGKKAYIAVSGGKFCPCEDAATALKWPKLVCKERRFKIFDLDVGALSGLSNSEVPVMQAVYSSMKGLIKIHNPSVVITVADIDPNLKKALKMATETSTNGTTMILLPRPSISKVLWMADLRSTALPNWNKMRVSVNIITQNRAHSLTRLLNSLKNAYYLGDEIPISFNMDSKVDEATIRLVSSFDWPHGPKTFRRRIIQGGLIRAVSESWYPASDDDYGLLLEDDIEVSPYYYLWIKYALLAYHYDPQVSFPELSSISLYTPRLVEVVKERPKWNPTEFFKRIHPNTPYVHQLPCSWGAVFFPKQWREFYVYMNMRFTEDAKSNPVQIPKSRTNGWQASWKKFLIDMMYLRGYVSLYPNFPNQASFSTNHMEPGAHISAKDNVVRHDKSDFEVPLLKEDFRNFLPNGKLPPASKLPSLNLFNQPVSLKGLKAAGAKLGQDVLRCDNVTEIVSVDHETGLPIQCMKF, via the exons ATGGGTTTAATCCGGAATTCAACTCTGAGAAGTGGGGATTACTTGGAAGGGGTGCTCAGTGAATATGTTGGAGGCAGAACCAAGTTGAAAGTTAACAAGAGTGGCTCAGCTAAGCTTGTCACTGCTCTTACTTGTCTGCAATTCGCCTTTGCTGTTTATGCTACTTTGTTATTATACTACATGAGTCCAGCACTAGATTTAAGAACAAAACCAGACTTTACATGGGCTACAAGAATTGCACAACATTGGAAACAATTCGTAGTTCCACCACGTGTCCTTGGTAGATACCAAGAAGCTGCTTCTATTGTTGGAACAGAAATCCAACCCATCACTCCATCAGAAGTGTGTGAGCATGAAAAGATTGATTTCCAGCAGAAAAAGTCTAATGATGTTCAAATGATCAAGTTGAAAAGAGAGCTGTACGATGAAATTTTGGGTTTTCAGAGCAAGTCTATTGGCACAGAAACTCTGTCCGAGTTAATGGCAATGAAATCTAAGTGGGATTTGCGAGGTTCAAATAGACCAAAGGTTACAGTAATCTTGAATCATTTCAAGAGAAAGACACTTTGTTCACAGCTTGATTCACTGCTTCAACAGACACTTCCTTTTCACCATGTTTGGGTGCTTGCATTTGGGAGCCCAAATGAGCTCTCACTTAAGAGAATTGTAGATAGTTATAATGATTCAAGAATCAGCTTCATGGGTTCAAGTTATGATTTTAAATACTATGGGAGATTTCAAATGGCTTTACAAACTGAAGCAGATCTTGTATATATTATTGATGATGATATGATTCCTGGTAAGAAAATGCTGCAGATTTTATCCCACGTAGCAGGCACTGAAAAGTATCAGAACTCAGTTTTGGGAAGCATAGGGAGGATTTTGCCTTTCAGGCAAAAAGACTTCACGTTCCCAAGTTATCGAAAATTTCGATCGAAGGAGGCAGGTCTATACCTGCCTGACCCTGCTTATGATATAACAGTTGATAAAATAGTGCAGGTGGATTTCCTTTCCAGTTCGTGGTTTCTATCTGCAGAACTTGTTAAGACACTTTTCATCGAAGGACCAATGACCTTCATGACTGGAGAAGATCTGCATCTAAG CTATCAGCTTCAGAAGTACAGGAATGCAGGATCATTTGTTCTTCCAGTAGACCCAAATGACAAGGAAACATGGGGTGATAGTGAGCACAGGCTTGCTTATGTTTCTGAGACCACAGTTATTTTCAAAGACATTGTTCAAGTCCGAGATGATCAATGGTGGAAGACACTTTCAACTGGTTATGTGACTCAGTGGGCTGCAATGTACCCTCAGAAAATAGATGCACTCTTTTATGCGCACTCAGTTGATGAAGTTAAAGCACTGGCACCTCTCCTTGAAAAGTTTAGGACTACTGTTGGCAAAAAAGCTTATATTGCTGTTTCAGGAGGCAAATTTTGCCCTTGTGAAGATGCTGCAACTGCTCTAAAATGGCCTAAGTTGGTCTGCAAGGAGCGAAGGTTTAAGATATTCGATTTGGATGTCGGGGCACTGTCAGGATTATCAAACTCTGAAGTGCCAGTAATGCAAGCAGTATACTCTAGCATGAAAGGATTGATCAAAATTCACAATCCCAGTGTGGTAATCACAGTTGCTGACATTGATCCGAATCTGAAGAAAGCTCTAAAAATGGCTACTGAGACTAGCACTAATGGAACAACAATGATTctcctgccaaggccttctatATCCAAGGTTCTTTGGATGGCAGACCTAAGATCTACTGCTTTGCCAA ATTGGAATAAAATGCGCGTTTCTGTTAACATAATCACCCAAAACCGTGCTCATTCTTTAACAAGGCTTCTCAATTCCCTCAAAAATGCATATTATCTTGGGGATGAAATACCTATCAGCTTCAACATGGACAGTAAAGTAGATGAAGCAACTATAAGACTTGTAAGTTCATTTGATTGGCCTCATggtcctaaaaccttcagaagaaGAATCATCCAAGGAGGCCTAATCCGAGCAGTTAGCGAAAGTTGGTATCCTGCATCTGATGATGATTACGGACTCCTACTCGAAGATGATATCGAAGTCTCTCCATATTATTATCTATGGATCAAATATGCACTCTTAGCCTATCACTATGATCCTCAAGTTTCATTCCCTGAGCTCTCCTCCATTTCCTTATACACACCCAGATTGGTTGAGGTGGTGAAAGAAAGGCCTAAATGGAATCCAACTGAGTTCTTCAAGAGAATCCATCCGAACACGCCATATGTTCACCAACTACCCTGCAGTTGGGGTGCAGTGTTCTTCCCAAAGCAATGGAGAGAATTCTATGTTTACATGAACATGAGATTCACTGAAGATGCTAAATCAAACCCAGTTCAAATTCCAAAGTCTAGAACAAATGGGTGGCAAGCTTCATGGAAAAAATTCCTCATTGACATGATGTATCTTAGAGGCTATGTCAGTCTCTATCCAAATTTTCCAAACCAAGCAAGCTTTTCAACCAACCATATGGAACCAGGGGCTCACATTAGTGCAAAGGACAACGTTGTTAGACATGACAAGTCAGACTTTGAGGTTCCATTGTTAAAGGAAGATTTCAGAAACTTTTTGCCTAATGGTAAGTTGCCTCCAGCATCAAAATTGCCATCACTGAACCTTTTTAATCAGCCTGTTTCGCTTAAGGGTCTTAAAGCGGCTGGAGCTAAGTTGGGGCAAGATGTACTAAGATGCGACAATGTCACAGAAATTGTGTCTGTTGATCATGAAACAGGTCTGCCAATTCAGTGCATGAAATTCTGA